atgaaacatttacctaacccattatcatggaacatttacctaacctattatcatggaacatttacctaacctattatcattgaacatttacctaacctattatcaaattgtatcaatttgtaccataaattatggatatcaagtgtacattttgtctacaacaacatgatggctggccacttcatgtaaaatgggaggtttgtcatgcaaatcctcctattttgcactcctatttatttagccacttcaatttaatctataacattttcaaacattttcacataggtcctatttcataatttcaccccctttttcttatggaacaaaaattaactaaaattgtcgggttctatcttaagtttgggctttctagaggcccactaacataattaaacctatgccaacattcacaggattcccgaaaattggggcgttacatagtgtatttaattattattatttaaagatatatgattatttatttaaaaatgtatattattttatgtaatgttaaataattaaaatattctattAGACTTAACATATAATTTGGAACTTGAGTTTGACACTTTTTTTCTAATGTGATACTTATGTTATTTTTAGTCCAATCAAGTACCatatttgacaaaagttatatattttgacaCCAAAAACTAATGGTGTTAATTTTTAGTGTTCAATTTGAGTTTTAGGGTTAGTTTGATGAAAATTAATTGCTAATTAtgtattttcatcaaatcaactctaaaatCTTGAATTAAATCACATCCATTGGActgtatttgataaattaaatacaaaattaaacaaatccataattaacactaaatttattctattaacaaaatcatgaaaaattcaaagttaataatattagcaattttcatcaaatcaattcCTGCACCGAATTAAACACTAAAAGTTAACATTGTTACTTTTGAATACCAAAATATATTTTGTCAAATACATGTAACAAATTGAACCAAAAAAAAGAGTACCACATTAAAAAAATGTCAAACTTAAGTACCAAATTATGCATTAAATCATTTTATACAAGATattgtttaattataaatttcaatatttaaattaaaaagaaagtgTAATTCAAAGACAAATATAAAGTACAATTcaatatttatctaattttatCTACTCAAAAAGTAACATTCTTCGCTTTTTTGGTGAATTACAATAACGAGGTAAAATTCAAATAGCAATTGCGACTAATATGGCTCAAATCCAAACTACATCTTAGGGTAGTGACCATCAGACCATCACACATTAGATTCATTTTTTTCTCACTTTGTTGTTTTATTCAACAAAATTTTCTATGAAACATGAAccttcattttttttattctcggtataatatatatatttcataatatttataatattttatatgtaaTACTATAATTTACCacaaatatttcatatttataatatttttatttaatatacgaatttgtttaaaataatgtgtaatgtttaaaattaagaataaaattctaaaatatttttttataatttaatatttatatttatcaaataatgTAATTATATTTCAAGTATAACACCCACCATTGAAACAACACTTCCCAAGCTTTCCAAGAAAGAATCAACTTCATTGCACCAACAACAATTGATGGAACCATTAACTGTTAGAATACCCCGATCCCTTAAAAAACCATTTTGAAGGTATAACTTTCTGGAATAACAGCAGAAATATGGTTTAGTCAATATGGGATCTTTTGTTAGCAGGAATTGAATCCATTTAAGTAGTGTTAAGGACCTATATAGACTACAAAATGTAGCTATATAAATACCAGTTAAGCAACACAAAAACAGAGTACAAGTTCACATGGCGTTAGACGTCAAAgataaaaattttccaattaattaaAAGAGTATACTTTATATTCATATTTGAATAAGTGTTAAAAATAAATGTCTAAACATAAATACTTTATAAAAGATATAAAGTAAAGAGTTGGAATAATATTATTTGTACTTGAAGCCATGAAATTTAAATGGTACTTTTATTAAAAGGAATTAAACCTATTTAAGTGCTATCTACTGATCCATGGTTGTGAGCAGAGTGTTGGTGGATGTGTTCAAAATTTGGTGAAGATTGAGTGGTATGGCGCTGCAACTCTTTTGTTTCTTCCAAATCTTTCTCATACACTATTCTAACACCACACTTCTTCACCTTAGCATCCCATGCAAATGGATATGTGAAAGACACCTCAAGCTCATCGCTTTTCTGATCTAAGCGATCTGTTACCTGTAAATTATTGGTTTCACAATGACCATATTTATCCTCCATGGAAATTGGATATAGTGCCTCACGCGACCAATAATGAAGAAAAAGGTGATCTTTCATTATGGGCACGTCATTACCCACCGCCCAGCCGCTACTATAAATCTGTCTACAATTTCTACCTCGAAAAATAGATCCATCACAGCTGGCTTGTTCAGAATTTCTGCAATAGATAAATGCACTACAACCGATAGTCTCATCCCTTGAAGCATCATTATTGATAAAAATGCAGCAAGAAGCAACTCCAATCCATTGACTATCTTTCGGAAGGGGTATCTTAATTGAAGAGTCACTTTTTTGTTGGCTAAACCATTCTGGAATTTCACTTCCGGACATAATAATAGAAAACATTTTTCTTGAATTTGCAAATGCctgcaaaataaaacacaagTCGTTTGGTAACTAAAACCATAAATTCTCAAGCATGAGATTTTGTAAGGGAGAAAATAGAGATTAATCGACCTTAAGATGTTTTCTCAGCAGTGTTGATGCATTGATATTCTCAGCCAATTTGAAGCAGTTAATGGAATAAACGATAGCCTCATCCACTAAGTTGCATACTTTTGATGGACTTGCAACTACTTCAAGTGAAGCACAACCATCTATTTGCACATCTGCTATACTTGTTAGAGGCTCAGGCAACGATTTAAGCATCTTGCAATTTGATAATACAAGCAATTCAAGCCAGCTAAGTTGAGTAAGAGCCAAAGGAATGGTGATGAAATTGTTACCCTTAAGATAAAGATGACTCAAAGAGGAGAGACCATGAATATCTGCTCACCAAGAGTGCACATGTTGCAATTTGACAAATCAAGAAACCAAAGCTTCGAGAGCCGAGTAAGAGATGCAGGTATGCTGATGAAATTGTTACCACTAAGATCAAGAATCGTCAAACAGGATAGACCAGAAAAATCACGTGGAATATCTCCTTCACAAAGATTGCAGTCCCTTAGATTTAGGCTTCTTAATGAACTCAAACCTGACAACAAAGGCAACATCCGAGCCATGGGATTCGTCCTTCTTCCTTGGATTACCTTGAAAAGAGAAGGCGAATTTGGTCATGACTTATACGATGGTCCCTTGCGCCCATTGAAAGATAGAATTTTAAGATTTTTCAAATGAAAAATGAAGGATGGTGGCTCTGTTATGCTTGTTTCACTCAAGTCAAGCTTTTCCAAAAACTCTATTTGCTGCAAGTTCACTGGCAAATATTCAATTTTATAACAACTAGAAAGATCAAGAGTTTTTAGATGTTCCATTTTCCCATCAATCTCCGGAAACCTTACAAGATTTGAGCAACCTGAAAGAATTAATGTTTCAAGAGATTCCATTCCAATTCTGGTTGAAAGATTCCTAAGACTTTTGCAGTCTCTTAAATTCAAAAGTTTAAGCATCTTAAGCACTCCGATTGATGGATGGACATTTACTAATCTGGTACAACCTTCCATAATCAAAGCTTCAAGTTTTGGTACTGTTGTGAAGTCTGGTGTCTAGATCAGGTTTTGGGACCCTTTAAGGTCGATCATTTTCAACTTATACAGTGGCTGTTGAAGACAATAATAAATTAGACAGAAAACAGAATAGtgctaatttttattttctttacctTCATCAAAGTTTAATTATTTGTattaaaatgagctaaaacgatGAGTTAATTCTTATTCTATTTCCCTTCCATAGTTGTTCAATGTGATTATATGGTAAAAGAAGTGGTCACAAGGTTGTCTGGTTGGAAGCTTGAAGGTAAGTATCTTAAAGTACACCCTTTCTAATCTAAAAGCCGTAGTTCATTGGAAAGATATTTGAGATCATCACAATTTGATAGGCAAAGCACTTTGAGCAATCTCAAGTTTTTTATCTTTGAGAAAGTATCTGCACTCAAATTGAGTATCTTGCTCGATTCCCTAATAACCATGAGCAAAACAATAATAAGCTTCAAAATATACAAAGATATTCAATATCTAAAAGTTATGTTGCATCtcaatattgttttttttttgaagtagTTGTATCAAATACTTATATCTTGTGCATAGCCAAAATATTGATATGTATTGTTATTACATCTAAAAATTAAGAATTAAGGAGGTGTTTAGTTGAGTGGAAAAGTGAAGGGATATAAGAATGGAGTtagaaaaaataataacaatattaatagtacatattgataaatttatatgtatgtttTCTTACCTTTTATTGTCGATGATCATACCTTCAATCACTTCAGTAGCCTAAAAGTAATTAAGAATAGAcaataagaaaacaaaataaattatccAATAAAACTTTTGAAAATTTATGTACATGTTCAACATTATCACAATCTCTTTGTTGAAATATagtaattcaataaaatttaacaCTTATATTACAAATCATTATTAATATTTCTCATCAACaaatggaaattattttaaagttACTCAATGTCACTTAAGGATGGATAGCTAAACCAATTAAACTAAGATTTAGATTTACATCATATAttgataaaaagaaaattttgcatgTAATTTTTGTTAAATAATTTACCGTGTTTTTTGTTAGGATATGATGGACATCTCTTTCCTTCCACAATCTACAACGTTTTCCAAGTTCATTAACAcatttttcttcccatttcttgCAACAAGGCATGCATCCACAAATATTGATTATCATCATCAATTTTTACGAGAGATTTCTTAATGAGAACATCGATTCCAATATCTAGGAAGAAGCCACAACCATCCAATTCTTCCGTTACcaaatctttcttcttcataTTGAAAAAGCAAGCTATATCTAGAAATatattcttttccttttcttccaATCCATCAAAACTGATTCTGAGTGTGTCAAGAATTTCTTTGTTAGAATCTTGTTTAAGATCTTTCGATTGCACTTCTCCAGTGAGCTAAATCTCTACCGTACAAAAAAGAACCCAAGACTTCAAGAGCTAACGGGAGACCACCAGCATAACGTACAACTTGTTTAGAGAGCTCAATGAAATCATCTTTTGGTACTGTATCACTATCAAAAGCTTTCAAATTGAAAAGCGTACATGCATCATTTGGATTCAGTGTTGTAGGTTTATACACATCATTGATTCGATAAGATCGGAGCAAATGTTCATCTCTTGTTGTTACAATGATCCTACTCCCTATATTGAACCAATCATGCCTTCCAACCAAGCATTTCAAGTGTTGTACGTTATCAACATCATCAAGAACAACAAGAACCTTTTTACTGGATAACCTATGGCTAATTATGGCATTCCCTTCATGAacattgaaaaaattgaaacatTCATCTGGCAAGATTTGAGAAATAAGTTGTTTCTGTAAAGAAACAAGTCCATGTTTGTTTGAAACTTCCCAAATATCAGCAAGAAAACATTTACCTTCAAAATGAGGTAACATTTGAGTGTAAGCAACTTTTGCAAGAGTTGTTTTACCGATGCCACCCATTCCGCAAATTCCTATAATGCGGACATCGTCTTCCCCAGTATTTATTTTCGAATACAACTCCTCCAAACGTAAACTAATTCCAACCAACTCATCATGAGCAATCGGATATGTCTGACATAACTTTGCTGATATCTTCTTAACAACGTCTCCAATAAACTCTGATTCGTGCCTACAATGAAATTAAAATCCGATATGCACTCTTTGATTTTTAGTTGAGTGAATCATGAAGGATAATATGGTTGGAAGCAAACAAAAAGCATGAATAAGACAGTAAGATATATTATAGCATCAAAATACACAACTTGCTCGTTAGTTGAAATATGGGGATTCTtaattaaacacaaaattataaaaattaacatGCAATCCAATAAAAAAACAATTTTGTAGTCTTTAAAATTAGGaaatagagaagaaaagaaagaaataccTATTATTTAAAGTCaatccccgtttttcaaaataaaaatagtttcAACAGTGTGAAAATTGCGGGATGATAGATGAGTGATAGATGTTGTCTCCAGGAAGAATCCAAGAAAGAGTCCACAAAAAATGGACGGTTTGTGTTTTACATTATCATATTTACTTTATAATTATAAAGTATTAACTAATTGTGTTTTACATGCTTAACTAGTTTCTTATGTAAcatacttctaattatttttatttcattaattatatatttatttttattaattagtgtatttaattattattatttaaagatatatgattatttatttaaaatgtatattattttatgtaatgtaaaataattaaaatattctattATACTTAATATATAATCTGGTACTTGAGTTTGACACTTTTTTCTAATGTGATACTTATGTTATTTTTAGTCCAATCAAGTACCTatatttgacaaaagttatatattttgacaTCAAAAACTAATGGTGTTAACTTTTAGTGTTTAATTTGAGTTTTAGGGTTAGTTTGATGAAAATTAATTGCTAATTAtgtattttcatcaaatcaactctaaaacCGAATTAAATCACATCCATTGGACTGTATTTGAcaaattaaatacaaaattaaacaaatccataattaacactaaatttattctattaacaaaatcatgaaaaattcaaatttaataatattaacaattaactttcatcaaataAATTTCTAGACCTGAATTAATCACTAAAAAGTTAACATCGTTACTTTTGAATACCAACGTATTTTACTTTTGTCAAATACATGtaacaaattgaaaaaaaaaagtaccACATTAGAAAAAGTGTCAAACTCAAGTATCAAATTATGCATTAAGTCATTTTATTACAAGATattgtttaattataaatttcaatatttaaattacaaaaaagtGTAATTCAAAGACAAATATAAAGTGCAATTcaatatttatctaattttatttaCTCAAAAAGTGACATTCTtcactcttttttcttttttttttgtgaattacAATAACAGGGTAAAATTTAAACAACAATTGTGACTAACATGACTCGAATCCAAACTACATCTGGGGTAGTGAATATCCTGACCATCAGACCATCGTACATTAGATTTAAATTTTCTCACTTTGTTGTTTTATTCAACAAAATTATCTATGAAACATGAACCTTCATTTTTTTATTCtcgatataatatttatttttcataatgtttataatattttatatgtaaTACTATAATTTACTACAAATATTTCATACTTATAGTAACGTTATTTAATATGTGACTTTGTTTTGtttaaaaattaagaataaaattataaaataaattttttataattaaatatttgtatttatcaaacaatttaattatatttcaAGTATAACAGCCCCATTGAAACAACACTTCCCAAGCTTTCcaagaaataaaaatatgatcACAAGTCTCTTCAACTTCATTGCACCGACAACATTTGATAGAACCTTAACTGTTAGAATACCTCGATCCCTTAAAAAAACATTTTGAAGGGATACCTTTCTGGAATAACAGCAGAAATATGGTTTCGTCAATATGGTATCTTTTGTTAGCAGGAATTGAAGCCATTTAACTACAAAATGTAGCTATTTAAATACCATTTAAGCAACACAAAAACAGAGTACAGGTTCCCATGGCGTTTGATGACAAAGATAAAAGATGATTATATTTCGCCCTATTACCTGCTTCTTCACGGAGCAATCCAACTTTCTCCGCACTTTTGTCTCAAAGTTGGATTATATTTTTTCAACCTATATTGAAAATATAGGTGTAAGTTTGTacatataacaaaatatttaaaaaatattttgggaGGTAGAGGTATCCTAATTGTAGAGCCACCTATCTGTTGGCAAAACCATTCTGGGATTTCACTTCCAGGTATAATAACATCAGTCTCTtggtaaataaaaccataaattcCCAAGTACGAGAGGGAAAGAAAGAGAGATTAGTTAACCTTATGATGTTTTATCAACAATGTTAATGCATTGATGTTCTCAGTCAATCTGTAGCAGTTAATGGCTTTAATGAAAGCTAAATCCAATAAATTGCATTGTTACAAGCAGCAGCTCGAACACATGAAGCAGCTAAATCTAAATATGGGCATTGAGACATGACCCTTCAAGAACTCTTTAATACATGAAAAAAaccttttgaaaaaaaaaaatcacattttaaataTATACTCATATCTAACACGCACATtaactttaaattacttaaaccTAAAAATACTAGaattaatattttcatttatattttGTGCTTTGGCTATTTATAAAATTTACGCATTTTTAGTGAaccaataaaaaaattgaatggcATGTCATAATCTAGTTAGTAAAGTATGAACATTTGCCGACAAAAGTTTTCCCGACACTTTTAACTCCTGTTGTAGGTAAGATTGATTTCCCATCTCTTGTATCCCACCACCCCCGTATTCGAACTTTGTTTAGGCAtcgattttattattattatttttcctttttagatGCTAAAACGAGCTTGAAAGAATTTTGCATGTGATTTTAGAATGTTTAAGGTGGGAAGTTGTGGTGATCTTTGTTTTTAGTGTATTACCCTAACCTATATTAGGGCCTGGGGTAGGGAGTTAGAAGATCGTCTTAGTCATATCTTTCTCGATTTTGCATGGATGTTGGTAATATCATTGCCTCTATTACACGAACCCATTCATTTTCTCTAAGTACCTACATTTAACACTTATGTTTAATACATATCTAGATATGTATATATTGAATAAGTTTGGGTCAGAtaaattgatttgaatagactTTTATGCATTCCTAGTGAGGGAGGATTTAGTGATAACTTCAATTATTATGTATTAAATGGAAAAATCTAATTCAAAATAAAACTTGAGATTTAGTTATTTCGTGTAATTTGTCTTTAAgaactgtagcaccccaaacctagcccagacgttatgaccggatccgacatgccacatcgaagcgttcaaaacattttatattgttgatccagaaaaaaaaaaaacttacttagtgttttaaaagataatttccttataggttaaagtgaatggaagctgtgcaccaggtaggaaaccggaaaagaggtggtgagtccatcggactgcttaagtaccaagctcccttcggatccaatcctagacatgcataccgccattgccacaccttaacgtcatggatatttctaggaaaccggttcgattaagtcattcttaggaaaagtgattaattttggaaaatactttcatttcggaagctttgcttgttgtcgtgttattttgaaatcaactgttgtttttgaaaacgagccctaaagctatccaatttcaacagttaaaataagtattacctatcttagtaatacatattaaaaaccaccaaaaataaataagcggccttattacatttaaaagcctaaaacctcaaacataattaaaaggatgtccggttcaccagaagaaaatcaaactttcataacgggtggccactctgaattccctcacagctccaaacccactatggttggggattacctgcatggatgaaaataaaagggttgagtttggggaaactcagtgtgtaaattaacccaaccatagcctatatcaccttaaaccacgtaaatagaataagttggccttagcctgcaattcaaaaaataaagcccataggcccatagcgtaaCGTAAtgtatattacatgtttatgcgaaacccaaccatatccaaccgtatacaccccgcattaaccttacaccgtgtggggagacaactcgacccacccaaccgctacacaagatgaatttgcagcatggctgctgaatgaataatgtgacagagtcaccagatatgataatcgtggcgagccaccgtatcagatatatgtggcgagccaccagatcgatatttgtggcatagccaccgaatgcttcctccataatataacccatgtccccatgcaacagatatataatcatggcatacatcatacagaatcagatcgctatgcttttcagtcaaaattaaccctacgggtataacggtaattttgcacctaggggtataacagtaattttccatacataagggtattatagtaatttagctaatttcagggttttcatgcatatcctaactatttacgtactatcgaacacttatcACAAGattacgaattgggcccgttggcccatgaacccgatctttggcccattaagcccaaattatcaaaatgtactaaaTCGCTGCatcgcagtttattactttagattaccaaatatacaaacccaactatcttacgagcattcgcacactcgcaaattcccaaaataccgacttttcgacattttggcttttcggcttttgccaatctagtctatgagagggtgtcgattatACACATTGCTTATGAtttatatgttgacgagatcctcacacgaaccgcctacaattggattactaacacgttaatctaactattcaaatacaaactacgtattaaccccttacaatattcggccaaccacacctacagatcatagtaagcttataagaaatcaataagcaactcattaacaaatttttgtcaatgtttaccacataatcataatttcactgcaagctgtcttcctgagcaacagtcactaaattatctataactggagctacgaaactcggaatcaagtgccgttaattttccctgaaaatagactcctatatcttctatccataaaattttcagaagttTTGGtacggccaatcaataccagatttttcttaaagtttcccatgtttcactgtttgactaatctgaccactcttcattacgaatcaaatttctcattgtacagaattcaaaatatgttctcgtttattccatttgaaactagactcattaatctttaattacataatttatgcaacttctaactcatctcccacaatttatggtgattttccaaagtcacgttactgctgctgtcccaagcggatttattaccaaatcactctttcacacctaacttgcatgcttgttatttaaacatgtatatcaccaatcaatcatcacatatctatgatttttcttaagtataatctccatttcatcattttaaagcacaacatgttattccctttagcatctaaggcacatgcatgctcatttgtttggctcaacttcacctatcttccatttttcatcaaaagaacatgaaacaacaaccatttccttcattttaattcatgactaaatgctcacaacacaactaaaaatcaaaatatacttcaagagttaaggtagaatcaagaagaactcatgaacctcaaaataaaagcaaactaccatgaacttaccttcaattttcttcctcaagtgaccgaatactcaagagctttctcctctcctttctcttctctaactttcagctatgatgaacaagatggacaaaactttgttcttttcacccctttttcttttaataaaacttcatatttcattcatttaattctttaatacaaaagacatgaaattcttatcatgaaacatttacctaacccattatcatgaaacatttacctaacctattatcaatttgtatcaatttgtaccataaattatggatatcaagtgtacattttgtctacaacaacatgatggctggccacttcatgtaaaatgggaggtttgtcatgcaaatcctcctattttgcactcctatttatttagccacttcaatttagcctatagcattttcaaacattttcacataggttctatttcataatttcaccccctttttgttatggaacaaaaattaactataattgccgggttctatcttaagcttgggctttctagaggcccactaacataattaaacctatgccaacattcacaggattcccgaaaattggggcgttacaagaacACATTTGTTTCAGAATTTTATTTGTAAGGTTATAACATTCTCGCTGTAAAATAGAGGTGAACATTTCATAATTTCATTCTAATAAAGTCAGAACATTTGATAATATCATTCTAATCAAGTCAGAGGAAAATTGCGCACCAATCAAATGGAATTTCCTTCAATCTATCCTCTATTCAAGTTAGAGGAAAAGATGGTCCAAATGAGATGATACTTGAAAAGTTTAATGTTGAATTAAAATGAATTCATT
This is a stretch of genomic DNA from Gossypium arboreum isolate Shixiya-1 chromosome 11, ASM2569848v2, whole genome shotgun sequence. It encodes these proteins:
- the LOC108472061 gene encoding disease resistance protein Roq1; protein product: MGGIGKTTLAKVAYTQMLPHFEGKCFLADIWEVSNKHGLVSLQKQLISQILPDECFNFFNVHEGNAIISHRLSSKKVLVVLDDVDNVQHLKCLVGRHDWFNIGSRIIVTTRDEHLLRSYRINDVYKPTTLNPNDACTLFNLKAFDSDTVPKDDFIELSKQVVRYAGGLPLALEVLGSFLYGRDLAHWRSAIERS